The genome window atagatcctataaaatgtaaaaacacAGCAGTGCCTCACGGATTTTTCAGAGGGAATGTCTTATTGAATTCAAAAACAGGAGTTGGCCTTAATTACCCTTACAAGATAGAAAACAGATGCAATTATTGAACCACGACTTAAAGAGTAGGACTTTATTCAACAAACTGATGATAAACCTAAAATAAGAAACAGTAATCATCCTCTTCAACTTCATATTGGTTTCCACATTCCATTCTTAAGAAACTGTACAAATGCAACTACGTAGTGATCCTGGTGCAGCTTCAAGTTTCCTACAATTGCAGCAGCTTCTCTTGTATTATTTCTGATCTTCTTTCCTTCCTCCAATACCATGGCTTGTCTAAGGGATGCGGCAATGTCATTTCTAGTGAATGATCCATCttcatttcttttcacttcAATGGCTAATCCCTTTTCCACCAAAAACCTTGCATTAAGAGGTTGCTCTATATTAAAGGGTAATAAAACAAGTGTATTCCCAAACTGAAGGTTTTCAATGACAGAGGATGTCTCTAGTTGACAATGTTTCTTAGGGCAATTTGGCAAGTCAAACATAATAACACCCATAGCCTGGGCTGTCTCAAAAGCTTCCACTGCATTTTTTTCTGCCTTTTAAGAGTTGAGACTCTGCATCCTCACTAGGAATCCTGAAAACaccaatatgaaaaatatattactgtataatttcataaaatcaaCGGAAGATTAGATAAAAATAGGAGAAGCttgtataatttcataaaatcccGAGAGTAATTACTGTAATTTACTCTATACTAATAAGCCACAAGGACCATGCAGTGTTAGCTGCGAGCATCAAAAGAGAGCCTCTAATAGTATCACCTTTGGAGTGCACAATTGTTAAAGGGTGAGAAGTATGGTTCTAATTTTCTGGATAGCATTTCATGAAACCCAGGTGAGGTCCTTTGACTAAAGCAAATGTTATTGCCCCAGCAAGGCTTAGAACGGACCCCAAAATCTTGGCCAATCCATGCACACGTTTTACGGAAATGCTTTCCATCCTGAAATTTCGAAAACCAATTTCAGTTTTCACCATATCAAAACTTTGATTTCTCTCTATAGGTCTTGACCCTGCTTCAGAAAAATAAATGGatggttatttttaattttacctaATTAAAACAGCCATGATGAAAGTAATGGCAGGGACAGTATTTGTGGCGGCTGCAGCAAATGTTGCAGTGGTGTAGTTGATTGAAACATAGTAAAGGTTTGAACTTGCAGTTAACCTATCCATCAAAGCACATACAAAAAACAAACACTTAGGATATCACGTCACTATCAAGGAGTATATCATTTAGAAATTTCAACTTAAATCTTTGAATTGACAATGTTAAGCAAGTAATGGGGTCAGGAAAGGGACATATCATACCCAACAAGGGAAACTAGAAACAATTTGCACAACAATTTGCACAACAAGTTGCATGACAAAGGAGCTGATTGCTTGCTGCAAAATCAATGAATtgcaaaaaattaacaaacaaattaattttttaagcataCTTATGGAAAGGATTAACAAGGGATGAGTGTAAAGTGTAAAATATAAACTCTTTAGAACCTGTCAAAGAAAGCAAATGGAGATAGAGCAACTGATGCAAAGGCTTGTCTATAAACAACAAACACATAAGGGCTCATTTCCTTGGAAATTGCAGCCTTGGAAAGCAAGGCCATTCCAGCATACACAAACTGAATGAACAACATTGCAACATAGGGTCTATTTTTTTCCACAATGGCCACACGCCACAACAAAAAACTCTTCATTTTGTGTGCTACCTCTGAGTGACCACCTAGCAAGGAAAATTGTTCAATATATACAGATTTTTGGACTCAATATATGGCTTGTTTGTTGGCTTTATGGTTTTCCTTATTGGCTTTGtgctttatatatattttgacacCAAAGTGGCACGAATTTGGCCCATACATTGCTGGTGGTAGCgaaattttacaaaatgaaaCCGCAAGTCAAAATTAAACACCCACTAATCTGCACATTAGTTTCACCAGCTTAGCAAAATTTACTTCTCAAAATTTCTCATAAAAGTAACGTGGTTTTCTGATGTTCCAGTCTATTACCAGCAAGTTGAAGCACCCACAGTGTGAGAGACACATGAATAATCACCAAAAATTATGTTGCCCCAgcttatttttccctttttttgtccttaaaagTAAAACTTGGGCCAAACACACTTTATATAAAAGTCCTTAAAATTATAAGTAGCTTATTTTTAAgactaaaagatgaaaataaggaGCTCCATGGAGTAGATTTTTTATACCTTGTGTGGAGCTTTTCTAGCAACAACCTTACATCGAATCCCATGTTCTTTCatgtatttctttttctaaaataaattcagTTCCTCCTTTCTTATATGTGCGTGCCCCTGCAGGTTTTATGTGGAATATCGATGCTTttctaacaatatattttttgttgttgagaaAGTTTCCATAACTGTGGGACTTTTGTTTGCAAATTATCAGCCAAGAGGAGTGTTTGTTCTCCTTCTTTACCACTGTCTCGGCCACGTTATTAGGCTCTCTATGAGGAGTGGAAACTATTCTGAAGGAGAAAACCTTACCAAGAAGCCCCACAGTACTCCTTTCATGCTTCTCATACATTTTAATTCCTAAGATTAGATCTCATAGAAGGAACATGACTTCCATAGACTGTTGTGTGTAGTGTTAAACTACATCCTTTTGATAATGAATTCCGCTTTACTCACATTTGCATGACTTTACAACAGACACATTATGATTAACAATTAAGTCGTTAATCAGATTAGAGAAACCCCGACACCCAATACTTGTACAATTCTATGTAAGAACAATCAAacagctcatgtttgtcgccaatttcatcatccaccagtcttaccttctctggcttctcacgCTTATTGTTGTTAtacccatatttatgctctcctcccttcatgtcttgttttatcacaactttagccgaatctcctatcttcaacacagttgaatctcctgtcttattctccaatgacacactttgatggcctgtatctcttttcttcatatgttctaatgcttcagcttcagaatgcatagacCAATCTAAactttccagtgatcaccaaaggcttctgcatcagcattgacactctccaccctctttggtttatgcttctgtgctgcATTCCCTGCTTCCTCGTTATAAATCTCATATTTATTAGAGACTACATTAGAACAATCAGCACCAATCCGTGGTTCTTCCTcatctaccagctcaatatatttcctttcaacttttgttttgcaaattacaatgtagtttacaaaagcaaaggccgacggtccccacaggaagaaattaagaacatatttggggattgtggcacgtgataaggtggaagtcacctacgagaactagaaggaggtccctactgctcagaaggacttgatttgggaggatattcaggtattttcctttcttatttgattttgtttaattaaaagccaaaatatacattattgtaacaaataaactttgtttgaTGTTGTTAGGCGAAATTTgaaatcccagaggcttctgacaataggacaaaaaggaagttacttcagaccgtgggggagagatggaggcagttaaAATCAGACCTTatgaggaaatgggcccttgcagccgatcaggacggtgtggaggacactgtctgtgagaaatacgacattagcaaggaaaaatgggcccagttttgccagactcgtagagacccttcttgggaggtatgttccttggcatttaagttgttttccaaaaaacattaacttgttatacttcattctaacaatttgaaacattattgttttatttttgcaggatgtgcgcAAAAAGGCataggccatccagaagcagaacactgccccccacgttctgtctcgtgggggttatgactatttggagcagaagctcctggctgagaagaccaagaagaagctggaggaagctgcaTAGTCAAGAAGCGTTGATGgcatcatcgaccctccatccccggtcagacgccacgtcaagtggaagatggcctgcACGaagaaaataggggagatgatgactgaggccgcaaaggaaatcgctgagaagatcgtaagtcattttcaactaaccattagaattatatttcaatattttgtgaatgccatgtacaACTGTGTTTTTtgtgcaggattcctttgaggagtaggcgacacagggatccttcgtcccccatggacgtcaggatgttctcaccgctgctattggacgtccagagcaccctggacgtgttcgtgctgctggagccggtgtcatgatcaagcaatactttggatcggctccacggacaTCCCGCAgctcttcctccctgcctcctgaagaattgcagcagctgacccagcaaatcagggaccagctagaggagtccatcacataAAAAGTGGCGCGGCAgctcatggcatccttcagccataTGTAgtcccagatgcaatctcaAGGACTTACACTGCCTCccgagcctctggttggtccctccggtcctcgagtaagcacaaaggggagttgtgttgatccctcaggaaacgatcctgagacgggtgactcagatAGGTGCAGCTTGTACATCGAAGCAGATCCTacccgcctggttgccctgaggagagtttatgagggatccactgttgttcataacattcatttgttgcctggccaagtaaaggtgggtgtggaggaggttacagatgcagatgctccagttcctgtacccactgatgaggtttccttagtggggcaggcacttcacaccttccttgcttggccgacacatctggtcaagtctttatcacagcaggtactttactcttactatatgtttcttctttttaaattaattcattcagcgtgcctcaaattaggccatttaactttgtttcatgaacagg of Glycine soja cultivar W05 chromosome 1, ASM419377v2, whole genome shotgun sequence contains these proteins:
- the LOC114373554 gene encoding WAT1-related protein At1g43650-like — translated: MKDDADEERQFLGGEWWIVIREWAGIKMYEKHERSTVGLLGKVFSFRIVSTPHREPNNVAETVFVYAGMALLSKAAISKEMSPYVFVVYRQAFASVALSPFAFFDSKQSAPLSCNLLCKLLCKLFLVSLVGLTASSNLYYVSINYTTATFAAAATNTVPAITFIMAVLIRMESISVKRVHGLAKILGSVLSLAGAITFALVKGPHLGFMKCYPEN